A section of the Akkermansia muciniphila genome encodes:
- a CDS encoding M15 family metallopeptidase, translated as MSNCTQRPARRVSPRLRALTLLLVACVILGSQMHGGRHAASGWPTEREVLSGDSIFGQPGEAGSLVTIPLPYPLRPSWSPDTELTSITCHRLIAVPLTRIFQRTLEHYGLERIRELRLDIYGGCFNNRPIRGGSRPSLHAWGIAVDLDPERNTLYMSAPEAAFSGPEYDAFWSIVEKEGAFSLGRERNYDWMHFQFARP; from the coding sequence ATGTCCAACTGCACACAGCGACCCGCACGCCGGGTATCTCCGCGCCTCCGGGCGCTCACGCTCCTGCTGGTTGCCTGCGTTATCCTGGGCAGCCAGATGCATGGCGGCAGGCATGCGGCCTCCGGCTGGCCCACGGAACGGGAAGTCCTCTCCGGTGATTCCATCTTCGGGCAGCCGGGAGAGGCCGGGTCCCTGGTCACCATCCCTCTGCCCTATCCCCTGCGGCCCTCCTGGTCCCCGGATACGGAACTCACTTCCATCACCTGCCACCGTCTGATAGCCGTTCCGCTCACCAGGATTTTCCAGCGGACGCTGGAACATTACGGCCTGGAGCGCATCCGGGAACTGCGGCTGGATATTTACGGCGGCTGCTTCAACAACCGCCCCATCCGCGGAGGAAGCCGTCCGTCCCTGCACGCATGGGGCATAGCCGTGGACCTGGATCCGGAGCGCAACACCCTGTACATGAGCGCCCCGGAAGCCGCTTTTTCAGGACCGGAATATGACGCCTTCTGGTCCATCGTGGAGAAGGAGGGGGCTTTTTCCCTGGGCAGGGAGCGCAATTACGACTGGATGCACTTCCAGTTCGCCCGTCCGTGA